CTGGCCCGAAGGGGAATCGCCTTAAACCTCCCCTTCCTCTTGGGCGGAGGGAGCCTCCTCTTCCTCTCCTCCCTGCCCCAGCTCCACTGGCACTTTCCCCAAGTACCCTGGCGGGAGGTGGTCCTGGGCCTTTTCCTCATAGGGAGCTTGAGCTACGAGCTCCTAAGGGGTGCGGACCTGGCCCGTTTCGCCTTCACCCTCGTGGCCTTCCTCTACCTGCCCTGGACCCTAGGGTACGTCCTCCTCCTCCGGGAAATCCCGGATGGCACCCTGGGGCTTTGGACCCTGTCCTTGCCCCTCGTGGCCAGCTTCGCCACCGACATCGGGGCCTACTTCGCCGGGCGGTTTTTCGGCCGCAACCAGCTGGCCCCGGAGATCAGCCCAGGCAAGACCCTAGAAGGCTCCTTAGGAGGGATCCTTTTCAGCTTCGCGGCCCTTTTGGTCTACACGGGGGTGGTACGGGAGGTCTTCCCCTTTGGGCTCTTGGAGCTTTGGTTCTTCAGCCTTCTCCTCTCCCTAGCGGCGCAGCTTGGGGACCTGGTGGAGTCCATGCTGAAGCGCTTTTGCGGGGTGAAGGACTCCGGCCATTTCCTGCCGGGGCACGGGGGGCTTTTGGACCGCTTGGATAGCCTCCTCTTCACCATACCTGTCACCTATTTTTTGGTAGTGTTTTTCACATGAAGCAGGTGGTGGTTCTCGGTTCCACGGGCTCCATCGGCCGGCAGGCCCTCGAGGTCTGCCGCTGGCGGGGCTACCGGGTGGTGGGCCTGGCGGCGGGGAGGAACCTGGAGGTCCTCGCCGACCAGATCCGGGAGTGGCGGCCCCTTT
The genomic region above belongs to Thermus sediminis and contains:
- a CDS encoding phosphatidate cytidylyltransferase; its protein translation is MRDDLPLRVVSSILGAALLLLVLWVGLPLILPTLLLLLAIGGLELRNMLARRGIALNLPFLLGGGSLLFLSSLPQLHWHFPQVPWREVVLGLFLIGSLSYELLRGADLARFAFTLVAFLYLPWTLGYVLLLREIPDGTLGLWTLSLPLVASFATDIGAYFAGRFFGRNQLAPEISPGKTLEGSLGGILFSFAALLVYTGVVREVFPFGLLELWFFSLLLSLAAQLGDLVESMLKRFCGVKDSGHFLPGHGGLLDRLDSLLFTIPVTYFLVVFFT